Below is a genomic region from Escherichia ruysiae.
TTTCGTAGCGCGCCTTTTGCCCCGGCTGCACGCCCGAAGATGAAAATAACCGGCATTAAAGCGCCTGAATTTACCCCCAGCCAGACCGAAGAGGGCGACCTGCATTACGGTCATGGCGAAGCAGGCACACACGCGCCGGGCATGAGCCAGCGCCGGATGCTGGAAGTCGAAATTGACGTGCTGGACAAAAATAATCGCCTGGCTGAACGTAACCGCGCGCGTTTTGCTGCCCGTAATCAACTGGTGCTCAACCTGGTATCCAGCCCCGGTTCCGGTAAAACCACGCTGCTGACGGAAACCTTAATGCGCCTGAAAGACAGCGTTCCGTGCGCGGTGATTGAAGGCGACCAGCAAACCGTGAACGATGCCGCACGTATTCGCGCTACCGGCACGCCAGCGATTCAGGTGAACACCGGTAAAGGTTGCCATCTTGACGCACAGATGATCGCCGACGCCGCGCCGCGTCTGCCACTGGACGATAACGGTATTCTGTTTATCGAAAACGTCGGCAACCTCGTATGCCCGGCCAGCTTCGATCTGGGTGAAAAACATAAAGTTGCGGTGCTTTCCGTTACCGAAGGCGAAGACAAACCGCTGAAATATCCGCATATGTTTGCCGCCGCCTCGCTGATGCTGCTCAACAAAGTTGACCTGCTGCCGTATCTCAATTTCGACGTTGAGAAATGCATCGCCTGCGCCCGCGAAGTCAATCCAGAAATTGAAATCATCCTCATTTCCGCCACCAGCGGCGAAGGGATGGACCAGTGGCTGAACTGGCTGGAGACACAGCGATGTGCATAGGCGTTCCCGGCCAGATCCGCACCATTGACGGTAACCAGGCTAAAGTCGACGTCTGCGGCATTCAGCGCGATGTCGATTTAACGTTAGTCGGCAGCTGCGATGAAAACGGTCAGCCGCGCGTGGGCCAGTGGGTACTGGTTCACGTTGGCTTTGCCATGAGCGTAATTAATGAAGCCGAAGCGCGCGACACCCTCGACGCATTACAAAATATGTTTGACGTTGAGCCGGATGTTGGCGCGCTGTTGTATGGCGAGGAAAAATAATGCGTTTTGTTGATGAATATCGCGCGCCGGAACAGGTGATGCAGTTAATTGAGCATCTGCGCGAACGTGCTTCACATCTCTCTTACACTGCCGAACGCCCTCTGCGCATTATGGAAGTGTGTGGCGGTCATACCCACGCCATTTTTAAATTCGGCCTCGATCAGTTACTGCCAGAAAACGTTGAGTTTATCCACGGTCCGGGCTGCCCGGTGTGTGTACTGCCGATGGGCAGAATCGACACCTGCGTGGAGATTGCCAGCCATCCGGAAGTGATTTTCTGTACCTTTGGCGACGCCATGCGCGTACCTGGAAAACAGGGGTCACTGTTGCAGGCAAAAGCACGCGGTGCCGATGTGCGCATCGTTTACTCGCCAATGGATGCGTTGAAACTGGCGCAAGAGAACCCAACCCGCAAAGTGGTGTTCTTCGGTTTAGGGTTTGAAACCACCATGCCGACCACCGCCATCACCCTGCAACAGGCAAAAGCCCACGATGTGCAGAACTTTTACTTCTTCTGCCAGCACATTACGCTTATCCCCACGCTGCGCAGTTTGCTGGAACAACCGGACAATGGCATTGATGCGTTCCTCGCGCCAGGCCACGTCAGTATGGTTATCGGCACCGATGCCTATAATTTTATCGCCAGCGATTTTAATCGTCCGCTGGTGGTCGCTGGTTTCGAACCACTTGATCTACTACAAGGCGTGGTGATGCTGGTAGAGCAGAAAATAGCGGCCCACAGCAAAGTAGAGAATCAGTACCGGCGAGTGGTGCCTGACGCAGGTAACCTGCTGGCGCAACAGGCGATAGCCGACGTGTTCTGCGTCAACGGCGACAGCGAATGGCGTGGCCTTGGGGTGATCGAATCCTCAGGCGTGCATCTGACGCCGAATTATCAGCAATTTGACGCTGAAGCGCATTTCCGCCCGGCACCGCAGCAGGTTTGCGATGACCCACGCGCGCGCTGTGGCGAAGTATTGACGGGCAAATGTAAGCCGCATCAATGCCCGCTGTTTGGTAACACCTGTAATCCTCAAACCGCATTCGGCGCGCTGATGGTCTCCTCTGAAGGAGCGTGCGCCGCGTGGTATCAGTATCGTCAGCAGGAGAGTGAAGCGTGAATAATATCCAACTCGCCCACGGCAGCGGCGGCCAGGCGATGCAGCAATTAATCAACAGCCTGTTTATGGAAGCCTTTGCGAATCCATGGCTGGCTGAGCAGGAAGATCAGGCGCGTCTTGACCTGGCACAACTGGTGGCGGAAGGCGACCGTCTGGCCTTTTCCACCGACAGTTACGTCATTGACCCGCTGTTCTTTCCTGGTGGCAATATTGGCAAGCTGGCGATTTGCGGCACGGCGAATGACGTGGCGGTCAGCGGCGCAATTCCACGCTATCTCTCCTGTGGATTTATCCTTGAAGAAGGATTGCCGATGGAGACGCTGAAAGCCGTGGTCACCAGCATGGCTGAAACTGCCCGTGCGGCTGGCATTGCTATTGTCACCGGCGATACCAAAGTGGTGCAGCGTGGGGCGGCAGATAAACTGTTTATCAACACCGCAGGCATGGGCGCGATCCCGGCAAATATTCACTGGGGTGCACAAACCCTGACCGCCGGCGATGTATTGCTGGTTAGCGGTACGCTCGGCGACCACGGTGCGACTATCCTTAACTTGCGCGAACAACTGGGGCTGGATGGCGAACTGGTCAGCGACTGCGCGGTGCTGACGCCGCTGATTCAGACGCTGCGAGACATTCCCGGCGTGAAGGCGCTGCGCGATGCCACCCGTGGTGGGGTGAATGCGGTGGTTCATGAGTTTGCGGCAGCCTGCGGTTGTGGTATTGAAATTACAGAAGCGGCACTGCCGGTTAAACCTGCCGTGCGCGGCGTTTGTGAGCTGCTGGGGCTGGACGCCCTCAACTTTGCCAACGAAGGTAAGCTGGTGATTGCCGTAGAGCGTAACGCGGCTGAGCAAGTGTTGGCGGCGCTGCATTCCCATCCACTAGGACAGGATGCGGCGTTAATTGGCGAAGTGGTGGAACGTAAAGGTGTTCGTCTCGCAGGGCTTTATGGCGTGAAACGAACTCTCGATCTACCTCACGCCGAACCGCTGCCTCGTATATGCTAATAAAAATCTAAAGCTCCTATAATTTGTCATTTACCTTTTGCACCGCTTAGCGGTGCTTTCCTGGAAGAACAACATGTCGTATACACCGATGAGTGATCTCGGGCAACAAGGGTTGTTCGACATCACTCGGACACTATTGCAGCAGCCCGATCTGGCCTCGCTGTGTGAGGCTCTTTCGCAACTGGTAAAGCGTTCTGCGCTCGCCGACAACGCGGCGATTGTGTTGTGGCAAGCGCAGACTCAACGTGCGACTTATTACGCGTCGCGTGACAAAGAACCCCCTATAAAATACGAAGACGAAACCGTTCTGGCACATGGGCCGGTGCGCAGCATTTTGTCACGTCCTGATACGCTGCATTGCAGCTACGAAGAATTTTGTGAAACCTGGCCACAACTGGCCACAAGCGGGCTATACCCTAAATTTGGTCACTATTGCCTGATGCCACAGGCAGCGGAAGGACATATTTTTGGCGGCTGTGAATTTATTCGTTATGACGATCGCCCGTGGAGCGAAAAAGAGTTCAATCGCCTGCAAACCTTTACGCAGATTGTTTCTGTTGTCACCGAGCAAATTCAGAGTCGCATCATCAACAATGTCGACTACGAACTGTTATGTCGGGAACGGGATAACTTCCGCATTCTGGTTGCCATCACCAATGCGGTACTCTCCCGCCTGGACATGGACGAACTGGTCAGCGAAGTGGCGAAAGAGATCCACTACTACTTCGACATTGACGATATCAGCATCGTCTTACGCAGCCACCGCAAAAACAAACTCAACGTCTACTCCACTCACTATCTCGATAAACAGCATCCCACTCACGAACAGAGTGAAGTTGATGAGGCCGGAACCCTCACCGAGCGCGTATTTAAAAGCAAAGAGATGCTGCTGATTAATCTCCACGAGCGGGATGATTTAGCCCCCTACGAACGCATGTTGTTCGATACCTGGGGCAACCAGATCCAGACGCTGTGCCTGCTGCCGTTGATGTCTGGCAATACCATGCTGGGCGTGCTGAAACTGGCACAGTGCGAAGAGAAAATATTTACCACCACCAACCTGAGTTTGCTGCGCCAGATTGCCGAACGAGTGGCAATCGCCGTGGATAATGCCCTCGCCTACCAGGAAATCCACCGTCTGAAAGAGCGGCTGGTTGATGAAAACCTTGCCCTGACGGAACAACTCAACAAAGTGGATAGTGAATTTGGCGAGATTATTGGTCGCAGCGAAGCCATGTACAGCGTGCTTAAACAAGTTGAAATGGTGGCGCAAAGCGACAGTACCGTTCTGATCCTCGGTGAAACTGGCACGGGTAAAGAGCTGATTGCCCGCGCAATCCATAATCTCAGTGGGCGTAATAATCGTCGCATGGTGAAAATGAACTGCGCGGCGATGCCTGCCGGATTACTGGAAAGCGATCTGTTTGGTCATGAACGTGGTGCCTTTACCGGTGCCAGCGCCCAGCGCATCGGTCGTTTTGAACTGGCGGATAAAAGCTCTCTGTTCCTCGATGAAGTGGGCGATATGCCACTGGAGTTACAGCCAAAGTTGCTGCGCGTATTGCAGGAGCAGGAGTTTGAACGCCTCGGCAGCAACAAAATCATTCAGACAGACGTGCGTTTAATCGCCGCAACTAATCGCGATCTGAAAAAAATGGTCGCCGACCGCGAGTTCCGTAGCGATCTCTATTACCGCCTGAACGTCTTCCCGATCCACCTGCCGCCGTTACGCGAGCGCCCGGAAGATATTCCGCTGCTGGCGAAAGCCTTTACCTTCAAAATTGCCCGCCGACTGGGGCGCAATATCGACAGCATTCCTGCCGAGACACTGCGCATATTGAGCAACATGGAATGGCCGGGTAACGTGCGCGAACTGGAAAATGTTATTGAGCGTGCGGTACTGCTGACTCGCGGTAATGTTCTACAACTCTCTTTACCCGATATCTCACTGCCAGAACCCGAAACGCCGCCTGCTGCAACGGTCGTCGCTCAGGAAGGCGAAGATGAATATCAACTGATTGTTCGCGTATTAAAAGAGACGAACGGCGTAGTCGCGGGTCCGAAAGGCGCTGCGCAACGTCTGGGGTTAAAACGCACGACCCTGCTGTCACGGATGAAGCGGCTGGGAATTGATAAAGCGGCGTTGGTTTAATCGTCTGGAGTGCCGGACAGGAAGATCTATCCGGCACGCTATTCACGTGGTTTCTTCGGGCGATATTTTTCCGGCAATTCCGGCACCGGACGCTTATCATCAATCAGATGACGCACGGTTAAGATCGGATGACGCCACAGCATTCGCGGCCCCGCCCAACGCATAATCTGTTTCATCTCCTCACGCTTTGCTGGCTGATAACAGTGAACCGGACACTGCTTACAGGCTGGTTTCTCTTCGCCGAACACACATTTATCCAGCCGCTTTTGCGCGTAAGCAAACAGCGCATCGTAATGCCCCGGCTCCGCTGACGCCTGCGGGCATTGCGCTTGATAAAGATCGATCATTCTTTTAATCGTCAGTTTTTCACGAGAGATACGCTTACCGGACATGCTGCCTCCACACTCTTAAGGTGCATTTATATTACAACTTAAATGTAAAGGGGACTATGGCTCTGAAGGAGAAGGTTTCTTCAACCAGACAATGTTGCGCCCCTTTTCCACAGCCAACAAGCAAACGCTGCAAAGCAGCATTTTTCCCGGAACCGACATCAAGAACTCACCTTTCGTGTCTTCCCCTGAAATGATTAACTCCGGTATCATGTGCGCCTTATGTGATTACAACGAAAATAAAAACCATCACACTACATTTAACATCAGGGAACCGGATCTAACTCCATGAGTGTAATAGAAAATTTCGACGCCCATACGCCAATGATGCAGCAGTACCTCAAGCTGAAAGCCCAGCATCCTGAGATCCTGCTGTTCTACCGGATGGGTGACTTTTACGAGCTATTTTATGACGACGCAAAACGAGCGTCGCAGCTGCTAGATATTTCACTGACTAAACGCGGCGCATCTGCGGGCGAGCCGATCCCGATGGCGGGTATTCCCTACCATGCAGTGGAAAACTATCTCGCCAAACTGGTGAATCAAGGTGAGTCGGTTGCGATTTGTGAACAAATCGGCGATCCGGCTACCAGCAAAGGGCCGGTTGAGCGCAAAGTTGTCCGTATCGTCACGCCGGGCACGATCAGCGATGAAGCCCTGCTACAGGAGCGTCAGGACAATCTGCTGGCGGCTATCTGGCAGGACAGCAAAGGTTTCGGTTACGCGACGCTGGATATCAGCTCCGGCCGTTTTCGTCTGAGCGAACCGGCTGACCGCGAAACGATGGCGGCAGAGCTGCAACGCACCAATCCGGCGGAACTGTTGTATGCAGAAGATTTCGCCGAGATGTCGTTGATTGAAGGTCGTCGCGGCCTGCGTCGTCGTCCGCTGTGGGAGTTTGAAATCGACACCGCGCGCCAGCAGTTGAACCTGCAATTTGGCACCCGCGATCTGGTCGGTTTTGGCGTCGAGAACGCGCCTCGTGGGCTTTGTGCTGCCGGTTGTCTGTTACAGTATGCGAAAGATACCCAACGCACGACCCTGCCGCATATTCGCTCTATCACTATGGAACGTGAGCAGGACAGCATCATTATGGATGCTGCGACGCGTCGTAACCTGGAAATTACCCAGAATCTGGCGGGCGGCGCGGAAAATACATTGGCTTCCGTGCTCGATTGCACCGTCACGCCGATGGGTAGCCGTATGCTGAAACGCTGGCTGCATATGCCGGTGCGCGACACCCGTGTGTTGCTTGAGCGTCAGCAAACTATTGGCGCATTGCAGGATTTCACCGCCGAGTTACAGCCGGTACTCCGGCAGGTCGGCGATCTGGAGCGTATTCTGGCACGCCTGGCGTTGCGTACCGCTCGCCCGCGCGACCTTGCTCGTATGCGTCATGCCTTCCAGCAACTGCCGGAACTGCGTGCACAGCTAGAAAATGTCGATAGTGCACCAGTACAGGCGCTGCGTGAAAAAATGGGCGAATTTGCCGAACTGCGCGACCTGCTGGAGCGAGCAATCATCGACACGCCACCGGTGCTGGTGCGCGACGGTGGCGTCATCGCTCCAGGCTATAACGAAGAGCTGGATGAGTGGCGTGCGCTGGCTGACGGTGCGACCGATTATCTGGAGCGTCTGGAAATCCGCGAACGTGAACGTACCGGTCTGGACACGCTGAAAGTCGGCTTTAATGCGGTGCACGGCTACTACATTCAAATCAGCCGTGGGCAAAGTCATCTGGCGCCAATTAACTATATGCGCCGCCAGACACTGAAAAACGCCGAACGTTACATTATTCCGGAGCTGAAAGAGTACGAAGACAAGGTACTGACTTCAAAAGGTAAAGCACTGACGCTGGAAAAACAGCTTTATGAAGAGTTGTTCGACCTGCTACTGCCGCATCTGGAAGCGTTACAACAGAGTGCGAGCGCGCTGGCAGAACTGGACGTGCTGGTAAATCTGGCAGAACGCGCATATACCCTGAACTACACCTGCCCGACCTTTATCGATAAACCCGGCATTCGTATTACCGAAGGTCGCCATCCGGTGGTTGAACAGGTGCTGAATGAGCCGTTTATCGCTAACCCGCTGAACCTGTCACCGCAGCGACGGATGTTGATCATCACCGGTCCGAACATGGGCGGTAAAAGTACCTATATGCGCCAGACCGCGTTGATTGCGCTGATGGCGTATATTGGCAGTTACGTACCGGCACAAAAAGTCGAGATTGGGCCGATCGATCGCATCTTCACCCGTGTTGGCGCAGCGGATGATCTGGCTTCCGGACGTTCAACCTTTATGGTGGAGATGACCGAAACCGCTAATATTCTGCATAACGCCACCGAGTACAGTCTGGTATTGATGGATGAGATTGGGCGCGGAACGTCGACTTACGATGGCCTGTCGCTGGCGTGGGCATGTGCCGAAAATCTGGCGAATAAAATTAAAGCATTGACGCTGTTTGCTACCCATTACTTCGAGCTGACTCAACTGCCGGAGAAAATGGAAGGCGTCGCCAACGTGCATCTCGATGCGCTGGAGCACGGAGACACTATCGCCTTTATGCACAGCGTACAGGACGGCGCGGCGAGTAAGAGCTACGGTCTGGCGGTTGCTGCGCTGGCAGGTGTACCGAAAGAGGTGATCAAACGTGCGCGACAGAAACTGCGTGAGCTGGAAAGCATTTCGCCGAATGCTGCCGCTACACAGGTAGATGGTACGCAAATGTCGCTACTTTCTGTGCCGGAAGAAACCTCGCCAGCGGTCGAAGCACTGGAAAATCTCGATCCAGATTCTCTGACTCCGCGTCAGGCGCTGGAGTGGATTTATCGGTTGAAGAGTCTGGTGTAAAAATAATTCCCGATAGCCTTTTACTATCGGGAATATTAACGACAACTGACGAATCTAATAAAAATACCCTGTATAATAGTAGAGATTATTTTACAGGGTAAAATCATGCCATCAACACGCTATCAAAAAATTGATGCTTATCACTACCGCCATATATGGGTTGTTGGTGATATTCATGGTGACTATCAATTATTACAATCCCGTTTGCATGAATTATCTTTTTGTCACGAAACAGACTTACTTATTTCCACAGGCGATAATATTGATCGTGGGTCGGAGAGTCTTAATGTGCTACGCCTGTTAAATCAGCCCTGGTTTACGTCGGTTAAAGGTAACCATGAAGCGATGGCGCTTGATGCATTCGCGACTGGTGATGGCAATATGTGGTTAGCCAGCGGCGGTGACTGGTTCTTTGATTTAAATGATTCAGAGAAAAAAGAAGTAATAGATCTGTTACTGAGATTTCATCATCTCCCGCATATTATCGAATTGAGTAACGATTTTATAAAATATGTCATCACACATGCAGATTATCCGGGTAATGAATATCACTTTGGCAAAGAAATCGCGGAAAGCGAATTACTCTGGCCTGTTGATCGCGTGCAGAAGTCGCTTAATGGCGAGTTACAAAAAATAAACGGTGCTGATTATTTTATATTTGGACATATGATGTTTGATAACATTCAGACATTCGCTAACCAGATTTATATTGATACCGGATCGCCGAAAAGCGGACGGTTATCGTTTTATAAAATTAAATAATTAATCCAGTCAGGATAAGGATCATCTCTGGTTCAGATCCGCTATTGCCAATATCGGTCATGAATTTCTTCATAAAGACATCGGGTTTCGCACACCAGTTTACTGTCAGGAGCTGGCGTCACCATCAACGCTATTCAGGACAAGTCATACAAAAGAAAAAGGCCAGCCTCACTTGAGACTGGCCTTTCTGACAGATGCTTGCTTATTCGCGGAACAGCGCCTCGATATTCAGCCCCTGAGTCTGCAAAATCTCACGCAGACGGCGCAGGCCTTCAACCTGAATCTGGCGAACACGTTCACGAGTGAGGCCAATTTCACGACCTACATCTTCCAGTGTTGCCGCTTCGTACCCCAGCAAACCGAATCGACGTGCCAGCACTTCACGCTGCTTGGCGTTCAGCTCGAACAGCCATTTGACGATGCTTTGTTTCATATCGTCATCTTGCGTGGTGTCTTCCGGACCGTTCTCTTTTTCATCGGCCAGAATGTCCAGCAACGCTTTTTCGGAATCACCGCCCAGAGGGGTGTCTACCGAGGTAATGCGCTCGTTAAGACGAAGCATACGGCTGACGTCATCAACTGGCTTATCCAGTTGCTCTGCGATCTCTTCCGCACTCGGTTCGTGATCCAGTTTATGGGACAACTCACGTGCGGTTCGCAGGTAAACGTTCAGCTCCTTTACGATGTGAATCGGCAAACGAATAGTACGGGTTTGGTTCATAATCGCCCGTTCGATCGTCTGGCGAATCCACCAGGTTGCGTATGTTGAGAAGCGGAAACCACGTTCCGGGTCAAACTTCTCAACCGCGCGGATAAGCCCCAGGTTGCCCTCTTCGATAAGATCCAGCAAAGCCAGACCACGATTGCCATAACGGCGGGCAATTTTTACCACCAGACGTAAGTTACTCTCAATCATCCGGCGGCGGGAGGCAACATCTCCACGCAGTGCGCGACGCGCAAAATAAACTTCTTCTTCGGCCGTTAACAGTGGCGAATAACCAATCTCACCAAGGTAAAGCTGAGTCGCGTCCAACACACGCTGTGTGGCACCCTGCGATAACAGTTCCTCTTCGGCCAAATCGTTATCACTGGGTTCCTCTTCTACTAAGGCCTTTTCGTCAAAAACCTCAACTCCGTTCTCATCAAATTCCGCATCTTCATTTAAATCATGAACTTTCAGCGTATTCTGACTCATAAGGTGGCTCCTACCCGTGATCCCTTGACGGAACGCTCAAGCAACAGCCTGGTTCCGCCGAATTATCGCTGCGGCAAATAACGCAGCGGGTTTACGGATTTCCCCTTGTAACGAATTTCAAAATGCAAGCGTGTTGAACTGGTTCCGGTGCTACCCATGGTTGCTATTTTTTGCCCCGCCTTCACTTCTTGTTGTTCCCGGACCAGCATTGTGTCGTTATGGGCGTAGGCACTCAGGTAATCATCATTATGTTTGATGATAATCAGATTACCGTAACCGCGCAGCGCATTACCGGCATAAACAACGCGGCCATCTGCGGTCGCGGTAATTGCCTGTCCTTTGCTACCTGCGATATCAATCCCCTTATTGCCCCCCTCAGAAGCGCCAAAGGTTTCAATCACTTTGCCCTCAGTTGGCCAGCGCCAGGTGGAGATAGGCGTGCTGGTTGATGTACTGCTGACAGTCGGCTCGGTTGTGCTTGCTGTTGGCACCGTTACAGGCGCTGTGACCGTGGTCGCAGTTGGCTTGTTGTTCGGCAACATTTTGTTAGCACTCTGTTCACCCGAAGACTCAGAATACGTAATTGTCGGTTGCGACGCAACAGCAACGGTGGAATTTTGTGCAGGCTTGATCACAACTCCTTGCTCTGCTGCATCCGCCTGGGTAATGGCATTTCCGCCAGTAATCGGCGTACCGGAGGCGTTGCCAACCTGCAAGGTCTGACCGACGTTCAACGCGTATGGTGCCTGAATATTATTGCGCTGAGCGAGGTCACGGAAATCGTTGCCGGTGATCCAGGCGATATAGAAAAGTGTGTCGCCTTTTTTCACGGTATAGGTACTGCCGCTATAACTGCCTTTCGGAATATTCCCGTACTGACGGTTGTAGACGATACGCCCATTTTCCATTTGCACCGGTTGCTGAGCGACAGGCTGTACCGGTTGGATTTGTGGTTGTTGTGTAGACTGAATTTGTGGCTGCTGTACCGGCTGAATTTGCGGTTGCTGCGCTGTAGATGTCGTTCCCATTTTCGGCGGTGGCGTAATCAACATACCTGAATTGGTATTTGCAGGCGCATTACCATTAACGGAACTGACCGGTGCCGGTGGATTCGATGTGTCAGAACAGCCAGCCAGCCATAGCGAAACCAGTGACAAAGCCGCAATACGGCGAACGGTGAATTTTGGGCTTCCCGCGCTCATTTATCCCCCAGGAAAAAATTGATTAATAACCAGTGACATAATTACCGTGCAAGGCACCCTACTGAACACTGGAAAAGATGTTCACGATACGCTGACTTGCTGCAAAATAACCAGGAAAATTCCAGGTATTTCCTCGCAATTCAAGCCAGCTCCCCCTTCACTAAGGGGACAAAGCGCACGGCCTCTACGGTATCGATAATAAATTCGCCCCCACGACGACGCACCCGTTTCAAATACTGGTGCTCTTCCCCGACCGGCAAGACGAGAATCCCGCCTTCATCCAGTTGCGTCATTAGCGCAGTAGGAATTTCGGGCGGTGCCGCCGTTACAATGATAGCGTCAAACGGCGCACGTGCTTGCCAACCTTGCCATCCATCGCCGTGACGGGTTGAAACATTATGTAAATCAAGATTTTTCAGGCGACGACGCGCCTGCCACTGCAAGCCTTTAATCCGTTCGACCGAACATACATGCTGGACAAGATGCGCCAGGATTGCCGTTTGATATCCCGAACCAGTGCCGATTTCCAGCACCCGCGACTGCGGCGTCAGTTCAAGTAATTCGGTCATTCGCGCCACCATATATGGCTGCGAAATTGTCTGCC
It encodes:
- the mutS gene encoding DNA mismatch repair protein MutS, coding for MSVIENFDAHTPMMQQYLKLKAQHPEILLFYRMGDFYELFYDDAKRASQLLDISLTKRGASAGEPIPMAGIPYHAVENYLAKLVNQGESVAICEQIGDPATSKGPVERKVVRIVTPGTISDEALLQERQDNLLAAIWQDSKGFGYATLDISSGRFRLSEPADRETMAAELQRTNPAELLYAEDFAEMSLIEGRRGLRRRPLWEFEIDTARQQLNLQFGTRDLVGFGVENAPRGLCAAGCLLQYAKDTQRTTLPHIRSITMEREQDSIIMDAATRRNLEITQNLAGGAENTLASVLDCTVTPMGSRMLKRWLHMPVRDTRVLLERQQTIGALQDFTAELQPVLRQVGDLERILARLALRTARPRDLARMRHAFQQLPELRAQLENVDSAPVQALREKMGEFAELRDLLERAIIDTPPVLVRDGGVIAPGYNEELDEWRALADGATDYLERLEIRERERTGLDTLKVGFNAVHGYYIQISRGQSHLAPINYMRRQTLKNAERYIIPELKEYEDKVLTSKGKALTLEKQLYEELFDLLLPHLEALQQSASALAELDVLVNLAERAYTLNYTCPTFIDKPGIRITEGRHPVVEQVLNEPFIANPLNLSPQRRMLIITGPNMGGKSTYMRQTALIALMAYIGSYVPAQKVEIGPIDRIFTRVGAADDLASGRSTFMVEMTETANILHNATEYSLVLMDEIGRGTSTYDGLSLAWACAENLANKIKALTLFATHYFELTQLPEKMEGVANVHLDALEHGDTIAFMHSVQDGAASKSYGLAVAALAGVPKEVIKRARQKLRELESISPNAAATQVDGTQMSLLSVPEETSPAVEALENLDPDSLTPRQALEWIYRLKSLV
- the hypC gene encoding hydrogenase 3 maturation protein HypC, which gives rise to MCIGVPGQIRTIDGNQAKVDVCGIQRDVDLTLVGSCDENGQPRVGQWVLVHVGFAMSVINEAEARDTLDALQNMFDVEPDVGALLYGEEK
- a CDS encoding nitrous oxide-stimulated promoter family protein, yielding MSGKRISREKLTIKRMIDLYQAQCPQASAEPGHYDALFAYAQKRLDKCVFGEEKPACKQCPVHCYQPAKREEMKQIMRWAGPRMLWRHPILTVRHLIDDKRPVPELPEKYRPKKPRE
- the hypE gene encoding hydrogenase maturation carbamoyl dehydratase HypE; protein product: MNNIQLAHGSGGQAMQQLINSLFMEAFANPWLAEQEDQARLDLAQLVAEGDRLAFSTDSYVIDPLFFPGGNIGKLAICGTANDVAVSGAIPRYLSCGFILEEGLPMETLKAVVTSMAETARAAGIAIVTGDTKVVQRGAADKLFINTAGMGAIPANIHWGAQTLTAGDVLLVSGTLGDHGATILNLREQLGLDGELVSDCAVLTPLIQTLRDIPGVKALRDATRGGVNAVVHEFAAACGCGIEITEAALPVKPAVRGVCELLGLDALNFANEGKLVIAVERNAAEQVLAALHSHPLGQDAALIGEVVERKGVRLAGLYGVKRTLDLPHAEPLPRIC
- the hypD gene encoding hydrogenase formation protein HypD, whose protein sequence is MRFVDEYRAPEQVMQLIEHLRERASHLSYTAERPLRIMEVCGGHTHAIFKFGLDQLLPENVEFIHGPGCPVCVLPMGRIDTCVEIASHPEVIFCTFGDAMRVPGKQGSLLQAKARGADVRIVYSPMDALKLAQENPTRKVVFFGLGFETTMPTTAITLQQAKAHDVQNFYFFCQHITLIPTLRSLLEQPDNGIDAFLAPGHVSMVIGTDAYNFIASDFNRPLVVAGFEPLDLLQGVVMLVEQKIAAHSKVENQYRRVVPDAGNLLAQQAIADVFCVNGDSEWRGLGVIESSGVHLTPNYQQFDAEAHFRPAPQQVCDDPRARCGEVLTGKCKPHQCPLFGNTCNPQTAFGALMVSSEGACAAWYQYRQQESEA
- the pphB gene encoding protein-serine/threonine phosphatase is translated as MPSTRYQKIDAYHYRHIWVVGDIHGDYQLLQSRLHELSFCHETDLLISTGDNIDRGSESLNVLRLLNQPWFTSVKGNHEAMALDAFATGDGNMWLASGGDWFFDLNDSEKKEVIDLLLRFHHLPHIIELSNDFIKYVITHADYPGNEYHFGKEIAESELLWPVDRVQKSLNGELQKINGADYFIFGHMMFDNIQTFANQIYIDTGSPKSGRLSFYKIK
- the hypB gene encoding hydrogenase nickel incorporation protein HypB, producing the protein MCTTCGCGEGNLYIEGDEHNPHSAFRSAPFAPAARPKMKITGIKAPEFTPSQTEEGDLHYGHGEAGTHAPGMSQRRMLEVEIDVLDKNNRLAERNRARFAARNQLVLNLVSSPGSGKTTLLTETLMRLKDSVPCAVIEGDQQTVNDAARIRATGTPAIQVNTGKGCHLDAQMIADAAPRLPLDDNGILFIENVGNLVCPASFDLGEKHKVAVLSVTEGEDKPLKYPHMFAAASLMLLNKVDLLPYLNFDVEKCIACAREVNPEIEIILISATSGEGMDQWLNWLETQRCA
- the flhA gene encoding formate hydrogenlyase transcriptional activator FlhA, giving the protein MSYTPMSDLGQQGLFDITRTLLQQPDLASLCEALSQLVKRSALADNAAIVLWQAQTQRATYYASRDKEPPIKYEDETVLAHGPVRSILSRPDTLHCSYEEFCETWPQLATSGLYPKFGHYCLMPQAAEGHIFGGCEFIRYDDRPWSEKEFNRLQTFTQIVSVVTEQIQSRIINNVDYELLCRERDNFRILVAITNAVLSRLDMDELVSEVAKEIHYYFDIDDISIVLRSHRKNKLNVYSTHYLDKQHPTHEQSEVDEAGTLTERVFKSKEMLLINLHERDDLAPYERMLFDTWGNQIQTLCLLPLMSGNTMLGVLKLAQCEEKIFTTTNLSLLRQIAERVAIAVDNALAYQEIHRLKERLVDENLALTEQLNKVDSEFGEIIGRSEAMYSVLKQVEMVAQSDSTVLILGETGTGKELIARAIHNLSGRNNRRMVKMNCAAMPAGLLESDLFGHERGAFTGASAQRIGRFELADKSSLFLDEVGDMPLELQPKLLRVLQEQEFERLGSNKIIQTDVRLIAATNRDLKKMVADREFRSDLYYRLNVFPIHLPPLRERPEDIPLLAKAFTFKIARRLGRNIDSIPAETLRILSNMEWPGNVRELENVIERAVLLTRGNVLQLSLPDISLPEPETPPAATVVAQEGEDEYQLIVRVLKETNGVVAGPKGAAQRLGLKRTTLLSRMKRLGIDKAALV